A section of the Streptomyces sp. SLBN-118 genome encodes:
- a CDS encoding PLP-dependent cysteine synthase family protein, with translation MRYDSPLAAVGNTPLVRLPRLSPSEEVRIWAKLEDRNPTGSIKDRPALHMIEQAEKDGRLTPGCTILEPTSGNTGISLAMAAKLKGYRIVCVMPENTSQERRDLLAMWGAEIISSPAAGGSNTAVRVAKELAAENPTWVMLYQYGNPHNAGAHYATTGPEILADLPSITHFVAGLGTTGTLMGAGRFLREHKPDIKIVAAEPRYDDLVYGLRNLDEGFVPELYDASVLTTRFSVGSADAVRRTRELLQQEGIFAGVSTGAALHAAIGVGKKAVSAGEQADIVFVVADGGWKYLSTGVYTAPTTEAAIEALQGQLWA, from the coding sequence ATGCGGTACGACTCCCCGCTGGCGGCCGTCGGGAACACCCCGCTGGTCCGCCTGCCACGGCTGTCCCCCTCGGAGGAGGTCCGCATCTGGGCCAAGCTCGAGGACCGCAACCCGACCGGCTCGATCAAGGACCGCCCGGCGCTCCACATGATCGAGCAGGCGGAGAAGGACGGCCGCCTGACGCCGGGCTGCACGATCCTGGAGCCGACGTCGGGGAACACAGGAATCTCGCTCGCCATGGCGGCGAAGCTCAAGGGCTACCGCATCGTGTGCGTGATGCCGGAGAACACGTCCCAGGAACGGCGGGACCTGCTCGCGATGTGGGGCGCGGAGATCATCTCGTCGCCGGCCGCGGGAGGGTCGAACACGGCGGTCCGCGTCGCCAAGGAACTGGCCGCGGAGAACCCCACCTGGGTGATGCTCTACCAGTACGGCAACCCGCACAACGCGGGCGCGCACTACGCCACGACCGGCCCGGAGATTCTGGCCGACCTGCCGTCGATCACCCACTTCGTGGCGGGCCTGGGCACGACGGGCACGCTGATGGGAGCCGGCCGCTTCCTGCGCGAACACAAGCCCGACATCAAGATCGTCGCCGCGGAGCCGCGCTACGACGACCTCGTCTACGGCCTGCGCAACCTGGACGAGGGCTTCGTCCCCGAGCTGTACGACGCCTCGGTCCTGACGACCCGCTTCTCGGTGGGCTCGGCGGACGCGGTCAGGCGAACCCGTGAACTCCTCCAGCAGGAGGGCATCTTCGCGGGAGTGTCGACGGGAGCGGCGCTGCACGCGGCGATCGGCGTCGGCAAGAAGGCGGTGTCGGCGGGCGAACAGGCGGACATCGTGTTCGTGGTCGCGGACGGCGGCTGGAAGTACCTGTCGACGGGCGTCTACACGGCCCCGACGACGGAGGCGGCCATCGAGGCATTGCAGGGCCAGCTCTGGGCGTAG
- a CDS encoding MoaD/ThiS family protein gives MAIEVRIPTILRTYTDGAKAVEGSGDTLAELFADLETRHNGIHERIVDGDKLRRFVNVYLNDEDVRFLDGISTKLAHGDSVTILPAVAGGSAAAKPRPAGMATGRRVGRR, from the coding sequence ATGGCCATCGAGGTCCGCATCCCGACCATCCTCCGTACGTACACCGACGGCGCCAAGGCCGTCGAGGGCAGCGGTGACACGCTCGCCGAGCTGTTCGCAGACCTCGAGACCCGGCACAACGGCATCCACGAGCGGATCGTGGACGGCGACAAACTGCGCCGCTTCGTGAACGTGTACCTGAACGACGAGGACGTCCGTTTCCTGGACGGCATCTCCACCAAGCTCGCCCACGGCGACAGCGTCACGATCCTTCCTGCCGTCGCCGGAGGATCTGCCGCGGCGAAGCCGCGTCCGGCTGGCATGGCGACCGGGCGACGGGTGGGAAGGCGCTGA
- a CDS encoding putative leader peptide, with protein sequence MVPHDVSDRTPGTPLLVARLHVDLCRLASAMCTDRAAL encoded by the coding sequence ATGGTTCCCCATGACGTGAGTGACAGGACGCCGGGCACGCCGCTGCTCGTTGCGCGGCTGCACGTCGACCTGTGCCGCCTCGCAAGCGCGATGTGTACGGACCGCGCTGCGCTCTGA
- a CDS encoding Mov34/MPN/PAD-1 family protein, with the protein MLTITEALYDQIVAHARADHPDEACGMVAGPEGSGRPERFIPMLNAARSPTFYEFDSADLLRLYRELDDRDEEPVIIYHSHTATEAYPSRTDISYANEPGAHYVLVSTADSDGTGPFQFRSFRIVDGEITEEDVKVVEAY; encoded by the coding sequence ATGCTGACCATCACCGAGGCCCTGTACGACCAGATCGTCGCGCACGCCCGCGCCGACCACCCCGACGAGGCATGCGGCATGGTCGCGGGCCCCGAGGGCAGCGGCCGCCCCGAGCGGTTCATCCCGATGCTGAACGCCGCCCGCTCGCCCACGTTCTACGAGTTCGACTCGGCGGATCTGCTGAGGCTCTACCGGGAGCTGGACGACCGCGACGAAGAGCCAGTGATCATCTACCACTCGCACACCGCGACCGAGGCGTATCCGTCCCGTACGGACATCAGCTACGCCAACGAGCCCGGAGCGCACTACGTCCTCGTTTCCACGGCGGACTCCGACGGCACGGGCCCGTTCCAGTTCCGCTCTTTCCGCATCGTGGACGGCGAGATCACCGAGGAAGACGTCAAGGTCGTCGAGGCGTACTGA
- a CDS encoding amino acid permease: MTSLQVDKHDRNEAAGSAAGTDEGYQRGLGARQIQMIAIGGAIGTGLFLGAGKAISKAGPSLILAYAIAGLVIFFIMRALGELLMYRPVSGSFSEYAREFVGPFAGFVTGWTYWLFWVVTGITEVTAAATYMTYWWDIPQWLSALVFTIILYGANLISVKLFGELEFWFSMVKVTAIIGMILICAGVLTLGFSDAGDTASVTHLWSDGGFFPKGIGGTLMTLQIVMFAFLAVELVGVTAGESKDPETTLPKAINTVPWRIAVFYVGALIMILSVVPWTHFQPGISPFVAAFEQMGLGIGAAIVNFVVLTAALSSCNSGMYSTGRMLRDLALNGQGPKAFTKLTRSGTPLVGTTVSAALMLVGVWINYQWPGDAFNYVVSFATISGMWAWIMILVCQIRYRAKADRGEVPQSTFRAPGAPYTSWFALLFIGMVIVMMGIDKDARISLYCAPLWGLILGVSYMVLRRRNPQGAAFAKR; the protein is encoded by the coding sequence ATGACCTCACTGCAGGTCGACAAGCACGATCGCAATGAGGCCGCAGGGTCCGCGGCGGGCACCGACGAGGGCTATCAGCGCGGACTGGGTGCTCGTCAGATCCAGATGATCGCGATCGGCGGGGCCATCGGCACGGGTCTGTTCCTCGGCGCGGGCAAGGCCATTTCCAAGGCCGGACCCAGCCTCATCCTGGCCTATGCGATCGCGGGCCTGGTCATCTTCTTCATCATGCGGGCGCTGGGCGAACTGCTCATGTACCGCCCGGTCTCGGGGTCCTTCTCCGAGTACGCACGCGAATTCGTGGGCCCCTTCGCGGGTTTCGTCACCGGCTGGACGTACTGGCTCTTCTGGGTCGTCACCGGCATCACCGAAGTCACCGCGGCCGCCACCTATATGACGTACTGGTGGGACATCCCGCAGTGGCTGTCCGCACTCGTCTTCACCATCATCCTGTACGGCGCGAACCTGATCTCCGTGAAGCTCTTCGGTGAGCTCGAGTTCTGGTTCTCGATGGTCAAGGTGACCGCCATCATCGGCATGATCCTGATCTGCGCCGGGGTGCTCACGCTCGGCTTCTCCGACGCCGGCGACACCGCGTCCGTGACCCACCTGTGGTCCGACGGCGGCTTCTTCCCCAAGGGCATCGGCGGCACACTGATGACCCTTCAGATCGTGATGTTCGCCTTCCTCGCGGTCGAGTTGGTCGGTGTCACCGCCGGCGAGTCCAAGGACCCCGAGACGACCCTCCCCAAGGCCATCAACACCGTGCCGTGGCGTATCGCCGTCTTCTACGTCGGCGCGCTGATCATGATCCTTTCGGTGGTCCCGTGGACCCACTTCCAGCCTGGCATCTCGCCCTTCGTGGCCGCCTTCGAGCAGATGGGCCTCGGCATCGGAGCGGCGATCGTCAACTTCGTCGTGCTCACCGCGGCGCTCTCGTCCTGCAACTCCGGCATGTACTCCACCGGCCGCATGCTGCGCGACCTGGCGCTCAACGGCCAGGGCCCCAAGGCCTTCACCAAGCTGACCAGGAGCGGCACGCCGCTGGTCGGCACCACCGTCTCCGCGGCGCTGATGCTGGTCGGCGTCTGGATCAACTACCAGTGGCCGGGCGACGCGTTCAACTACGTCGTCTCCTTCGCGACCATCTCCGGCATGTGGGCCTGGATCATGATCCTGGTCTGCCAGATCCGCTACCGCGCCAAGGCGGACCGCGGCGAGGTGCCGCAGTCCACCTTCCGGGCGCCCGGCGCCCCGTACACCAGCTGGTTCGCGCTGCTGTTCATCGGCATGGTCATCGTGATGATGGGCATCGACAAGGACGCGCGGATCTCGCTGTACTGCGCACCCCTGTGGGGCCTGATCCTCGGCGTCTCCTACATGGTGCTGCGCAGGCGCAACCCGCAGGGCGCGGCCTTCGCCAAGCGCTGA
- a CDS encoding DUF2017 domain-containing protein encodes MASHFEPVPGGGAAVALDEVEISILRSLAVQLLELIGPGDEPVEGEDPLAALFAEGPSEPPADPALARLFPEAYGGPDADEQDEELRSLSAEFRRFTENDLRSRKRDDALSVVRTLDSLTAAGDGGAVLKLTADDCLHWLGALNDLRLTIGTRLEVADEDDNGELYRLPDSDPRKPMVMAYLWLGALQETLVETLMS; translated from the coding sequence ATGGCATCTCACTTCGAGCCCGTCCCCGGCGGTGGCGCCGCCGTCGCGCTCGACGAGGTCGAGATCTCCATCCTTCGCTCGCTGGCCGTACAGCTTCTTGAGCTGATCGGGCCCGGTGACGAGCCGGTCGAGGGTGAGGACCCGCTGGCCGCCCTGTTCGCGGAGGGGCCGAGCGAGCCGCCCGCGGACCCGGCGCTGGCGCGTCTGTTCCCGGAGGCGTACGGCGGACCCGACGCCGACGAGCAGGACGAGGAACTGCGCTCGCTCTCCGCGGAGTTCAGGCGCTTCACCGAGAACGACCTGCGCTCCCGCAAGCGCGACGACGCTCTCAGCGTCGTGCGCACCCTCGACTCGCTGACGGCCGCCGGTGACGGCGGCGCCGTGCTGAAGCTGACCGCGGACGACTGCCTGCACTGGCTCGGCGCGCTCAACGACCTGCGCCTGACCATCGGTACGCGGCTCGAGGTGGCCGACGAGGACGACAACGGCGAGCTGTACCGGCTGCCGGACTCCGACCCGCGCAAGCCCATGGTGATGGCCTATCTCTGGCTCGGCGCGCTCCAGGAGACGCTCGTTGAGACGTTGATGTCCTGA
- the clpS gene encoding ATP-dependent Clp protease adapter ClpS: MDQVSVAPTEIERPQSAEESFAVPEPDVPWVTLVHNDPVNLMSYVTYVFQAYFGYSKDKAHKLMLDVHHKGRAVVSSGSREEMERDVQAMHGYGLWATLSQDRG, from the coding sequence ATGGACCAGGTGAGTGTTGCTCCCACAGAGATCGAACGCCCGCAGTCGGCGGAGGAGTCCTTCGCCGTGCCCGAGCCCGACGTGCCGTGGGTGACGCTCGTCCACAACGACCCGGTGAACCTGATGAGCTACGTCACCTACGTCTTCCAGGCCTACTTCGGCTACTCCAAGGACAAGGCGCACAAGCTGATGCTCGACGTCCATCACAAGGGGCGCGCCGTCGTCTCCAGCGGCAGCCGCGAGGAAATGGAGCGCGACGTGCAGGCCATGCACGGCTACGGCCTGTGGGCGACCCTCTCCCAGGACCGCGGCTGA
- a CDS encoding nicotinate phosphoribosyltransferase, with translation MNPADLGLPVDVPSTALFTDQYELTMLQAALKAGTADRRSVFEVFTRRLPEGRRYGVVAGTGRVLDAVENFRFDAGVLRFLREQKIVDEPTLQWLASYRFSGDIWGYPEGEVYFPGSPILRVEGSFAECVLLETVILSILNHDSAIAAAASRMSVAAGGRGLIEMGARRTHELAAVASSRAAYVGGFNSTSDLAAGFRYAIPTVGTSAHAFTLLHDSERDAFRAQVASLGRGTTLLVDTYDVAEAVRAAVDIAGPGLGAVRIDSGDLLLVAHRVRQQLDDLGAVDTRIVVTSDLDEYAIASLAAAPVDAYGVGTQLVTGSGHPTCSMVYKLVARAHSADPKAPLEPVTKKSLGGKLSLGGRKWAARRLDADGVPEAEVIGTGEVPSELMDQQLLTELVKGGDVVAREPLDAARERHIAVRAGLPLSATQLSRGESVLPTEYVDMAP, from the coding sequence ATGAACCCTGCGGACCTTGGGCTGCCGGTGGACGTGCCGTCGACAGCGCTCTTCACCGACCAGTACGAGCTCACCATGCTCCAGGCGGCCCTGAAGGCGGGCACGGCCGACCGTCGCTCCGTCTTCGAAGTGTTCACCCGCCGGCTGCCGGAAGGCCGCCGTTACGGCGTCGTCGCGGGCACCGGCCGGGTCCTCGACGCCGTCGAGAACTTCCGCTTCGACGCGGGCGTGCTGCGCTTTCTGCGCGAACAGAAGATCGTCGACGAGCCGACGCTGCAGTGGCTCGCCTCGTACCGCTTCAGCGGCGACATCTGGGGCTACCCGGAGGGCGAGGTCTACTTCCCGGGCTCGCCGATCCTGCGGGTCGAGGGCTCCTTCGCCGAGTGCGTACTGCTGGAGACGGTGATCCTCTCGATCCTCAACCACGACTCGGCGATCGCGGCGGCGGCGTCGAGGATGTCGGTGGCGGCGGGTGGGCGCGGGCTGATCGAGATGGGCGCACGGCGTACGCACGAGCTGGCCGCGGTCGCATCGTCCCGGGCCGCCTACGTCGGAGGCTTCAACTCCACCTCCGACCTGGCGGCGGGCTTCCGCTACGCCATTCCGACGGTCGGCACCAGCGCACACGCCTTCACGCTGCTCCACGACAGCGAGCGCGACGCCTTCCGGGCGCAGGTCGCCTCACTCGGCCGGGGCACCACGCTGCTGGTCGACACCTACGACGTGGCCGAGGCCGTCCGCGCCGCCGTGGACATCGCCGGACCCGGGCTCGGCGCCGTACGCATCGACTCCGGGGACCTGCTGCTGGTCGCGCACCGGGTGCGGCAGCAGCTGGACGATCTCGGCGCCGTCGACACCAGGATCGTGGTCACCTCCGACCTGGACGAGTACGCCATCGCCTCGCTGGCCGCCGCGCCGGTGGATGCGTACGGTGTGGGAACGCAGCTGGTCACCGGCAGCGGACACCCCACCTGCTCGATGGTCTACAAGTTGGTCGCCCGCGCCCATTCGGCCGACCCGAAGGCCCCGCTGGAGCCGGTGACGAAGAAGTCCCTGGGCGGCAAGCTGTCCCTCGGCGGCCGCAAGTGGGCCGCGCGGCGCCTCGACGCGGACGGGGTCCCCGAGGCCGAGGTGATCGGCACCGGCGAGGTGCCGTCCGAGCTCATGGACCAGCAGCTGCTGACCGAGCTGGTGAAGGGCGGCGACGTCGTGGCCCGTGAGCCGCTGGACGCGGCACGCGAGCGGCACATCGCGGTACGGGCCGGGCTGCCGCTGTCCGCGACGCAGCTGTCCAGGGGGGAATCGGTCCTGCCCACGGAGTACGTGGATATGGCTCCGTGA
- a CDS encoding isochorismatase family protein, with protein sequence MHRALIVVDVQNDFCEGGSLAVAGGADVAAAITDLVGQAQPGYRHVVATRDHHIEPGDHFSDHPDYVRSWPPHCVAGTEGVGFHPNFAPAVASGAIDAVFDKGAYTAAYSGFEGTDENGTTLAQWLRAREVSEVDVVGIATDHCVRATALDAVREGFTTHVLLDLTAGVAEATTGRALEELRAAGVELSGKPVV encoded by the coding sequence ATGCACCGCGCCTTGATCGTCGTGGACGTTCAGAACGACTTCTGCGAGGGCGGCAGCCTCGCGGTGGCGGGGGGTGCCGACGTCGCTGCCGCGATCACTGACCTGGTCGGTCAGGCACAGCCCGGCTACCGCCATGTCGTGGCCACCCGCGACCATCACATCGAGCCGGGTGACCACTTCTCCGACCACCCGGACTACGTGCGCTCATGGCCGCCCCACTGCGTCGCCGGGACGGAAGGGGTCGGCTTCCATCCGAACTTCGCACCGGCGGTCGCCTCGGGCGCGATCGACGCGGTCTTCGACAAGGGGGCGTACACCGCGGCGTACAGCGGCTTCGAGGGCACGGACGAGAACGGCACGACGCTGGCGCAGTGGCTGCGGGCGCGGGAGGTCAGCGAGGTTGACGTGGTCGGTATCGCGACGGACCACTGCGTACGGGCCACCGCGCTGGACGCGGTCCGCGAGGGCTTCACGACGCATGTGCTGCTGGACCTGACGGCGGGGGTGGCCGAGGCGACGACGGGGCGGGCACTGGAGGAGCTGCGGGCTGCCGGCGTAGAACTCTCGGGCAAGCCGGTGGTCTGA
- a CDS encoding immune inhibitor A domain-containing protein — protein sequence MTTKRRTIRASAVLVALAATTASASAFSSAQADNQRSSDPAGIERHDPAPRQGQVEHDLDGPFSKQQDQQREAALEQVISGDATVQQRGASKVVKLGDKKYVELAREKTDKIFTILVEFGDKVDDTTMFDPDGPDGPKPPVKKYGGPPGPQHNKIAQPDRKVDNSTAWQADYNRQHFQDLYFGTGKDKNGQPKHSLKTYYEKTSSGRYSVDGEVADWVKVDYNEGRYGSNYCGQTNCSNVWDTVKDGVTAWAADQKAKGRTDEQIKADLSKYDLWDRYDFDGDGNFNEPDGYIDHFQIVHAGEDESAGGGAEGTNALWAHRWYAYGTDAGKTGPANNKAGGTQIGTTGIWVGDYTMQPENGGLGVFAHEYGHDLGLPDHYDTSGGGAENSTGFWTLMSGGSWLGTGKDSIGDMPGDMNAWDKLQLGWLNYAKAKAATKSTHTLGVAEYNTRKPQALVVELPKKPVTTTVVKPAEGSKQWWSDMGDNLKNTLTRSVDLTGKSKASLELSGWWDIEADYDYLYAEVSTDGGANWTPVDGTADGKPITRDASDKPALTGASGAYKKLAYSLDAYAGKKFDVRFRYQTDGGAGGKGFAADALSVVADGTPLFTDNAEGDDAGWTATGFSRIGESFTKEYEQYYLAENRQYVSYDKTLKVGPYNFGFKAPKDSWVEHYPYQNGLMIWYWDTSQKDNNTSQHPGQGLVLPVDAHPKAMKWADGTLMRNKIQSFDSPFSMWRTDGFTLHKADVAQRIRPQAGNPVFDDRKGVYWFAENPTAGVKVTDTNTRISIVREPLSGQTITVKVGPSGK from the coding sequence GTGACCACCAAGCGACGGACGATCAGAGCGTCCGCGGTGCTCGTGGCTCTGGCCGCGACCACTGCGTCGGCCTCGGCGTTCAGCAGTGCCCAGGCCGACAACCAGAGGTCGTCGGACCCGGCGGGCATCGAGCGCCATGACCCGGCGCCGCGCCAGGGCCAGGTCGAGCACGACCTCGACGGCCCGTTCAGCAAGCAGCAGGACCAGCAGCGCGAAGCCGCTCTGGAGCAGGTGATATCCGGCGACGCGACCGTGCAGCAGCGCGGCGCCTCCAAGGTCGTGAAGCTCGGCGACAAGAAGTACGTCGAGCTCGCCCGGGAGAAGACGGACAAGATCTTCACGATCCTGGTGGAGTTCGGCGACAAGGTCGACGACACCACGATGTTCGACCCCGACGGCCCGGACGGGCCCAAGCCCCCCGTCAAGAAGTACGGCGGGCCTCCGGGCCCCCAGCACAACAAGATCGCTCAGCCGGACCGCAAGGTCGACAACTCCACGGCCTGGCAGGCGGACTACAACCGCCAGCACTTCCAGGACCTCTACTTCGGCACCGGCAAGGACAAGAACGGGCAGCCGAAGCACTCCCTGAAGACCTACTACGAGAAGACCTCCTCGGGGCGCTACTCGGTCGACGGCGAGGTCGCCGACTGGGTCAAGGTCGACTACAACGAGGGTCGTTACGGCTCCAACTACTGCGGCCAGACCAACTGCTCCAACGTCTGGGACACGGTCAAGGACGGCGTCACCGCCTGGGCCGCGGACCAGAAGGCCAAGGGCCGCACGGACGAGCAGATCAAGGCGGACCTGTCCAAGTACGACCTCTGGGACCGCTACGACTTCGACGGCGACGGCAACTTCAACGAGCCCGACGGCTATATCGACCACTTCCAGATCGTCCACGCGGGCGAGGACGAGTCGGCGGGCGGCGGCGCCGAGGGCACCAACGCTCTGTGGGCGCACCGCTGGTACGCGTACGGCACCGACGCCGGCAAGACCGGCCCGGCGAACAACAAGGCCGGCGGCACCCAGATCGGCACCACCGGCATCTGGGTCGGCGACTACACCATGCAGCCCGAGAACGGCGGCCTCGGTGTCTTCGCCCACGAGTACGGTCACGACCTCGGTCTGCCCGACCACTACGACACCTCGGGCGGCGGCGCCGAGAACTCCACCGGCTTCTGGACGCTGATGTCCGGCGGTTCGTGGCTCGGCACCGGCAAGGACTCCATCGGCGACATGCCCGGCGACATGAACGCCTGGGACAAGCTGCAGCTGGGCTGGCTCAACTACGCCAAGGCCAAGGCGGCGACGAAGTCCACCCACACGCTGGGTGTGGCCGAGTACAACACCAGGAAGCCGCAGGCGCTTGTCGTCGAGCTGCCGAAGAAGCCCGTCACCACGACTGTCGTGAAGCCCGCCGAGGGCTCCAAGCAGTGGTGGAGCGACATGGGTGACAACCTCAAGAACACCCTGACCCGCTCGGTCGACCTCACCGGCAAGTCCAAGGCGTCCCTCGAGCTGTCGGGCTGGTGGGACATCGAGGCCGACTACGACTACCTCTACGCCGAGGTGTCGACGGACGGCGGCGCCAACTGGACGCCGGTGGACGGCACGGCCGACGGTAAGCCGATCACCCGTGACGCCTCCGACAAGCCGGCGCTGACCGGCGCGTCGGGCGCGTACAAGAAGCTGGCGTACTCGCTGGACGCCTACGCGGGCAAGAAGTTCGACGTCCGCTTCCGCTACCAGACGGACGGCGGCGCGGGCGGCAAGGGCTTCGCGGCCGACGCGCTGAGCGTGGTGGCCGACGGCACGCCGCTGTTCACCGACAACGCCGAGGGTGACGACGCGGGCTGGACCGCGACGGGCTTCTCGCGCATCGGCGAGTCCTTCACCAAGGAGTACGAGCAGTACTACCTGGCCGAGAACCGTCAGTACGTGTCGTACGACAAGACCCTCAAGGTCGGTCCGTACAACTTCGGCTTCAAGGCGCCGAAGGACTCCTGGGTCGAGCACTACCCGTACCAGAACGGCCTGATGATCTGGTACTGGGACACCTCCCAGAAGGACAACAACACCAGCCAGCACCCGGGCCAGGGTCTGGTCCTGCCCGTGGACGCGCACCCGAAGGCCATGAAGTGGGCCGACGGCACGCTGATGCGGAACAAGATCCAGTCGTTCGACTCGCCCTTCAGCATGTGGCGGACCGACGGCTTCACGCTGCACAAGGCGGATGTCGCGCAGAGGATCAGGCCGCAGGCCGGCAACCCGGTCTTCGACGACCGCAAGGGCGTCTACTGGTTCGCCGAGAACCCGACCGCGGGTGTCAAGGTGACTGACACCAACACCAGGATCTCGATCGTGCGCGAGCCGCTGAGCGGCCAGACGATCACGGTCAAGGTTGGCCCCTCGGGCAAGTAA
- a CDS encoding RDD family protein has protein sequence MSNDQPPPDQPPEDDPFRKKPPDTPPPSAGGPQEPPPPQGPPQGPPQGPPQGPPPGSPYNGGRDQPPPYDPGAYGGAYGGVDPLAGMPPLADFGKRFVARVVDVLIIFVPLAVISLLVGGWDFTTDNNDTWDEITNEMNSGRQWLWSLISLVAYVGYDTLMTSRRSGQTVGKSLMKIRVAMLNDGSVPDTPSALMRAVVLWVPALVCCFCLWWIVIILTILTDKPYKQGLHDKAGKTVVVSAAQ, from the coding sequence ATGAGCAACGACCAGCCGCCGCCCGATCAACCGCCCGAGGACGACCCCTTCCGCAAGAAGCCACCGGACACTCCGCCGCCCTCGGCCGGTGGTCCTCAGGAGCCCCCGCCTCCGCAGGGACCCCCTCAGGGACCCCCTCAGGGGCCCCCTCAGGGACCGCCTCCGGGCTCTCCGTACAACGGAGGCCGCGACCAGCCCCCTCCCTACGATCCGGGCGCTTACGGCGGGGCGTACGGCGGAGTGGACCCGCTTGCGGGGATGCCGCCGCTCGCGGACTTCGGCAAGCGGTTCGTCGCCCGGGTCGTCGACGTGCTGATCATCTTTGTGCCGCTGGCGGTGATCTCGCTGCTGGTCGGCGGCTGGGACTTCACGACCGACAACAACGACACCTGGGACGAGATCACCAACGAGATGAACTCGGGCAGGCAGTGGCTGTGGTCGCTCATCTCCCTGGTGGCGTACGTCGGTTACGACACGCTGATGACCAGCCGGAGGAGCGGGCAGACCGTCGGCAAGTCCCTGATGAAGATTCGTGTCGCGATGCTCAACGACGGAAGCGTGCCCGACACGCCCTCCGCGCTGATGCGCGCCGTGGTGCTCTGGGTGCCGGCGCTGGTCTGCTGCTTCTGTCTCTGGTGGATCGTCATCATCCTGACGATCCTGACGGACAAGCCGTACAAACAGGGTCTGCACGACAAGGCAGGCAAGACGGTGGTCGTGTCAGCGGCGCAGTGA